From Streptomyces sp. SCSIO 75703:
CCACCGCGCGCGCCGTCGCCGCCAGCTCGTCGTCGGAGAGCCGCGGGTGGCGCAGCAGGACCTTGGTGATCGGCCGGTGCCACAGGTCGTCGCGCCGGCCGACCCGCACCGCGGGCAGCGTCGGGTGCGGCATCCGGTAGCCCGGCTCGATCAGGGTCATCCCCTCGACGCCGTCCTGGTCGACGGCCGCGTACACGTCCCCCACCTCGGCCTCTATCTTGCCGAGCGCGGTCTCCGCCAGCTCCCGGTCCAGGGTGACCGACCACAGCAGCCGGTGCTCCCCGGCGTCGTAGACCTGCGCGCCCTGCCCGCACACCGCGAGGCCGGTGCAGCCGAGGACGTCGAGCAGGGAGCGGATCCGCGGCGCGGGCCGCCCCGTCACCACCAGGTGCCGCACACCCGCCCGCGCCGCCCGCGCGAGCACGGCCAGCGACCGGGGGGAGACGGTGTCGTCGCGGCGCAACAGCGTTCCGTCGAGGTCGGTGGCGACGAGTCCGTATGCGGTGCGGTTCATGATCAGAGAATACGGACACGACGCCCGTACGACTCAGCCGCGATCACATGCGTACGAGGACGTTCGTAGGTGTCCGAAAGCTGACGCATCATCGGCTAAAGGCAGTTAAAGCCCTGTGCACCGGTTGGCAACAACATGCTCTGCGGCCTACCGGGCGCCGGTCCGCGGGCGGTACCTTCCCTTTGTCCAGGGGGGACTTGATCGGGGGGTCGGGTTGAACGGCGGACGTCTGCGTGTGCTCCTGCCGCGGGAGCTGGGCGAGGGGGAGAAGGACCGCTGGCGCGCGCTGCGGTCCGCGTCGACGGCGCCTCGCAGCCCCTTCATGGAACCGGAGTTCACCGAGGCCGTGGGACGCGTGCGGCCCGGCGCCCGGGTCGCGGTGCTCTACGAGGACGGCGAGGCGGCCGGCTTCCTCCCCTACGAGAGGGGAGCGCTGGGACTCGGCCGGGCGATCGGGCTCGGCGTCTCGGACAGCCAGGGGGCGGTGCTCCGCCCCGGCCTGGTCCCCGACACCCGGCGGCTGCTGCGCGCCTGCGGCCTGTCGGGCTACGCCTTCGACAACCTCGCGGCCGACCAGGACCTGTTCGTGCCGCACGCCGCCGAGGAGCACACCAGCTACGTCATCGACGTGGAGAAGGGGTACGAGGCGTACGAGAACGTGCTGCGCGCCCAGTCCCCCAAGTTCCTGAAGACCACCCTCGCCAAGGAACGGCGGCTCGGCCGCCAGGCCGGGCAGACGCGCTTCGTCTTCGACGAGCGCGATCCGGCCGCGCTGCGCACCCTCATGGAGTGGAAGTCGGCGCAGTACCGCAGGACGGGGCGCCGGGACCGGTTCGCCCAGGAGTGGATCAGCCTCCTGGTGGCCCGGCTCGCCGAGACCCGCGCGCCGGAGTGCACCGGCACGCTGTCCGTGCTCTACGCGGGCGGCCGGCCGGTGGCCGCCCACTTCGGACTGCGGTCGTCGACGGTCCTGGCGTGCTGGTTCCCCGCCTACGACCCGGCCTACGCGAAGTTCTCGCCGGGGCTGGTGCTGCACCTGCGGATGGCGGAGGCCGCCGCGGCACACGGGGTGGGCCTGCTCGACCTGGGGCGGGGCGCGGCCGAGTACAAGGACTCGCTGAAGACCGGCGAACTGCCGGTGTACGAGGGGGCGGTGACCCGTCCGGGGCCGGGGGCCGCGCTGCACTGGCTGCGTCGCGAACCGGCCCGCCGCGCCCAGGGGTTCGTCCGCGCCCGGCCCCGGCTGGCGTCGCTGGCGGCCCGCACGCTGCGGGGGGCGGCCCGCCTGCGCCGGACGTGACGGCATGGCAGCCGTGTCACCGGTGTGGCAGGCGTGATCCGCGTGGCTGGTGTGGTTCGCGCGACCGGCATGGCCGGCCCGGCGGGCGTGACCGGCGTGACCGAGAGGGGCCCGCGCGGGCGCGGGCCCGGTGGGGCGACGAGTGGAGGGGGCGGGCGCATGTCCCGTACGGCACGCGCGCGGCGGGAGACCCGCCGGGAGATCGCGGAGTTCCAGGGCATCGGGCCGGTGCAGGTCGCCGAGGTGGACCTGCGGGCCGCGGGGCCGGTCCTCGGACCCGGTCCGGGCGGTCCCCCGGTGGGCCCGGGGCCGGTGTTCGTCCTGGTCCGGCGGGAAGGGCGGCCCGCCGGAACGTTCCTCGGCCGGGTGCCGGACGGAGCGGACCCGGCGAAGGCCCTGGCCGCGCAGGCCCGGCACACGCCCGTACCCGCCCCGGAACCGGCGGTGGCGTGGCCTGCCGCACCGGAACCGGCGGCGGGCCTGTCCCCCGTGCCCCGGCCGCCGTCCGTCACCGTCGTCGTCGCCACCCGGGAACGCGCCGACCAGCTCGCCCGCGCGCTGGACTCGCTGCTCGCCCAGGACCACCCGGCCGCCGACCTCGTCGTGGTCGACAACGCGCCCCGGACCGCGGCCACCCGGAAACTCGTCGAGGGCGGGTACGGCGACCGGGTGCGGTACGTGCGCGAACCCGTGCCGGGGCTGGCCGTCGCGCACAACACCGGCCTGGCCGCCGCCCGCGGCGAGGTGGTCGCCTTCACCGACGACGACGTGCTGGCCGACCCGCGCTGGCTCACCGAACTCACCGCTCCCTTCGCCGCCGACCCGGGCCTCGGCTGCGCCACGGGCCTGATCCTCCCGGCCCGGCTGCGCACCCCGGCACAGGTGCTGCTGGAGAGCCACGGCGGTTTCGCCAAGGGCTTCGCCCCGCGCACCTACGACCCCGCGCGCCCACCGGCCGACGACCCGCTGTTCCCGTTCACCGCGGGGCGGTTCGGCTCGGGGGCGAACATGGCCTTCCGTACGGCGGTCCTGCGCTCCGTCGGCGGTTTCGACCCGGCGACCGGGGCCGGCACGCCCGCGCGGGGCGGCGACGACCTCTACGGCTTCGTCCGCGTCCTCGCCCAGGGCCACCGGCTGCGCTACACCCCGGCCGCGCTGGTCTGGCACCACCACCGGGAGAGCTGGCGGGACCTGGAGACACAAGCGTACGGCTACGGGGCGGGGCTCACGGCCTACCTCACCGCGATCCTGGTGAACCGTCCCGCCCTGTTGCCCGCCCTCCTCGCCCGGCTGCCCCGGGGACTCGCCCACGCCCGCTCCCTGACCGCCGTGCGGAGCGCGGACGGCGTGTCGGCCGACGGGTACGAGAACGCCCCCGACGGCGTGCCGGACCGCGTGCGCGGACGTGCCCGGGACGGCGTGCCGGACCGCGTGCGCGGGGGTGTCCCGGACGGCGTGCCGGCCGGTGCCCCCGGGGGGCACGGTGACCGGACGCACCCCTGGCCCCGGCGGCTGTCGCGGTTGCAGCGCCGCGGCATGCTGTACGGCCCCGTCGGCTACCTGCGCGCCCGCCACGTCCTGCGCACGGCCCGGCGGGAGGCGGGCCGGTGAGCGGGTACCCGGGAGCGGGAGGCGGCGCCGCCGCTCGCGTACCCGTCCTGCTGTACCACGCCGTGATGGACGAACCGCCGTCCTGGATCGCGGAGTTCACCGTCACGCCACGGCAGTTCGCGGCGCACCTGGACGCGATCGCCGGGAGCGGCTGGACGCCCGTCACCATCGGCGCCCTCGCCGACCACCTGGCCGGGCTGGCGCCGCTGCCGCCCCGGCCGGTGCTGATCACCTTCGACGACGGGTTCGCGGACCTGCCCGGCCCCACGGCCGAGGCCCTGGCCAGGCGCTCCCTGCCGGCCACCGCCTACCTCACCACCGGCGCGCTCACCCCGGACGGGCCCAGCCTGCTGCCGCCCGCCCCGATGATGACCCTGGGGCAGGCGCCCGCGCTGGAACGGGCCGGCCTGGAGATCGGCAGCCACACGGTCACCCACGCCCAGCTGGACACCCTCTCCGCCAGGGACCTCGCCTGGGAGCTGCGCACCAGCAAGGCCGTCCTGGAGGACGTCCTCGGCCACCCGGTGC
This genomic window contains:
- a CDS encoding glycosyltransferase yields the protein MSRTARARRETRREIAEFQGIGPVQVAEVDLRAAGPVLGPGPGGPPVGPGPVFVLVRREGRPAGTFLGRVPDGADPAKALAAQARHTPVPAPEPAVAWPAAPEPAAGLSPVPRPPSVTVVVATRERADQLARALDSLLAQDHPAADLVVVDNAPRTAATRKLVEGGYGDRVRYVREPVPGLAVAHNTGLAAARGEVVAFTDDDVLADPRWLTELTAPFAADPGLGCATGLILPARLRTPAQVLLESHGGFAKGFAPRTYDPARPPADDPLFPFTAGRFGSGANMAFRTAVLRSVGGFDPATGAGTPARGGDDLYGFVRVLAQGHRLRYTPAALVWHHHRESWRDLETQAYGYGAGLTAYLTAILVNRPALLPALLARLPRGLAHARSLTAVRSADGVSADGYENAPDGVPDRVRGRARDGVPDRVRGGVPDGVPAGAPGGHGDRTHPWPRRLSRLQRRGMLYGPVGYLRARHVLRTARREAGR
- a CDS encoding polysaccharide deacetylase family protein — encoded protein: MDEPPSWIAEFTVTPRQFAAHLDAIAGSGWTPVTIGALADHLAGLAPLPPRPVLITFDDGFADLPGPTAEALARRSLPATAYLTTGALTPDGPSLLPPAPMMTLGQAPALERAGLEIGSHTVTHAQLDTLSARDLAWELRTSKAVLEDVLGHPVHHLAYPHGYNSPRVRAASARAGYVTATAVRHALSSGRDERYRIARLIVRRGHTLADVEAWLAGRGARTAPYRDGPKTVAWRWYRRGRALLRGPEFAG
- a CDS encoding HAD family hydrolase, giving the protein MNRTAYGLVATDLDGTLLRRDDTVSPRSLAVLARAARAGVRHLVVTGRPAPRIRSLLDVLGCTGLAVCGQGAQVYDAGEHRLLWSVTLDRELAETALGKIEAEVGDVYAAVDQDGVEGMTLIEPGYRMPHPTLPAVRVGRRDDLWHRPITKVLLRHPRLSDDELAATARAVVGSLATVTMSGPGTVELQPCGITKATGLALAAEHLGVSRGRTIAFGDMPNDVPMFHWAAHGVAMANAHPELRAVADEVTLTNEDDGVAVVLERHFGRD
- a CDS encoding GNAT family N-acetyltransferase — encoded protein: MNGGRLRVLLPRELGEGEKDRWRALRSASTAPRSPFMEPEFTEAVGRVRPGARVAVLYEDGEAAGFLPYERGALGLGRAIGLGVSDSQGAVLRPGLVPDTRRLLRACGLSGYAFDNLAADQDLFVPHAAEEHTSYVIDVEKGYEAYENVLRAQSPKFLKTTLAKERRLGRQAGQTRFVFDERDPAALRTLMEWKSAQYRRTGRRDRFAQEWISLLVARLAETRAPECTGTLSVLYAGGRPVAAHFGLRSSTVLACWFPAYDPAYAKFSPGLVLHLRMAEAAAAHGVGLLDLGRGAAEYKDSLKTGELPVYEGAVTRPGPGAALHWLRREPARRAQGFVRARPRLASLAARTLRGAARLRRT